A genomic stretch from Qipengyuania pelagi includes:
- a CDS encoding DUF924 family protein: MAAAVQPWARELLHVWFERLGPADWFGGGERVDALLRRRFEDTLHAMGDRPPDEFLTDRKTARAAILLFDQVPRNLYRDSAQAFAWDGLALALTHGVLDRDWLTGLSRPQKQFVLMPLMHSEAIADQDLSLRLFARHAPGSLGFARSHHRMIARFGRFPHRNDTLGRKSSEAEKRAVANGFSW, from the coding sequence ATGGCGGCTGCGGTGCAGCCCTGGGCGCGCGAATTATTGCATGTCTGGTTCGAACGCCTCGGCCCCGCGGACTGGTTCGGCGGGGGTGAGCGTGTCGATGCGCTCCTGAGGCGGCGTTTCGAAGATACGCTTCATGCGATGGGCGACAGACCGCCCGATGAATTTTTGACCGACCGCAAGACCGCGCGTGCAGCCATCCTTCTCTTCGATCAGGTCCCCCGCAACCTCTACCGCGACAGCGCGCAGGCATTCGCTTGGGACGGGTTGGCGCTGGCGTTGACGCATGGTGTCCTCGACCGCGACTGGCTGACCGGGTTGTCGCGCCCTCAGAAGCAATTCGTCCTCATGCCGCTGATGCATAGCGAAGCGATAGCGGATCAGGACTTGAGCCTGCGCCTCTTCGCGCGCCACGCACCCGGATCGCTGGGTTTCGCGCGCAGCCATCACCGCATGATCGCGCGCTTCGGTCGCTTCCCGCATCGCAACGACACATTGGGGCGGAAAAGCTCCGAGGCGGAAAAGCGCGCCGTCGCAAACGGGTTCAGCTGGTAG
- the nadB gene encoding L-aspartate oxidase, which produces MATHPYQHDILVIGSGAAGLTAALALAETRKVVVLAKGSLTGGSTAWAQGGIAAVLDAGDTFENHVRDTMIAGAGLNDRETVEFVIERAPASIDRLSELGVPFNRESDHLHLTREGGHSHRRIVHVDDATGWAVQEALLNAAKANPNITLLPGRSCIDFITGRNAEKFSGGGRVWGAYALNEETGAVERHVARATVLAAGGAGRCYLFSTAPRGATGDGIAMAWRAGARVSNMEMMQFHPTCLYNLEVKNFLITEAVRGEGGRLINPRTKKRFMEFYDPERMELAPRDVVARAIDAEIKRFGLDYVHLDISHMPPEFVREHFPTIDEKLSGLGIDMTMQPIPVVPAQHYTCGGVVVDLDARTDLPGLWAAGECTESGLHGANRLASNSLLECFVFGEAAARDILERWDTLEEPPAIREWDDTQVADSDEEVVIKQNWTEIRRFMWNYVGIVRTTKRLERAQNRIAMLKQEVEDYYGAFRVTTDLIELRNLLQASELIVKSALKRHESRGLHFTLDYPETDPVAKDTVLVP; this is translated from the coding sequence ATGGCCACGCATCCTTATCAGCACGATATCCTCGTCATCGGGTCCGGCGCCGCCGGTCTGACCGCCGCGCTTGCGCTTGCCGAAACCCGCAAGGTGGTGGTGCTGGCCAAGGGCTCGCTCACCGGCGGGTCGACCGCCTGGGCGCAGGGCGGCATCGCCGCTGTCCTCGATGCGGGCGACACGTTCGAAAACCACGTGCGCGACACGATGATCGCGGGCGCAGGGCTGAACGATCGCGAGACGGTCGAATTCGTGATCGAGCGCGCGCCCGCCAGCATCGACCGGCTGAGCGAACTGGGCGTCCCCTTCAACCGCGAAAGCGACCACCTCCATCTGACGCGCGAAGGCGGGCATAGCCACCGCCGCATCGTCCATGTCGACGATGCGACCGGCTGGGCGGTTCAGGAAGCCTTATTGAACGCGGCGAAGGCCAACCCCAACATCACCCTGCTGCCGGGGCGCAGCTGCATCGACTTCATCACCGGCCGCAATGCCGAAAAATTCTCCGGCGGCGGGCGGGTCTGGGGCGCCTATGCGCTGAACGAGGAGACGGGCGCGGTCGAACGCCATGTCGCGCGCGCCACCGTTCTGGCCGCGGGCGGGGCGGGGCGCTGTTACCTCTTCTCCACCGCGCCGCGCGGCGCCACGGGTGACGGGATCGCCATGGCCTGGCGCGCGGGTGCCCGCGTCTCCAACATGGAGATGATGCAGTTCCACCCGACCTGCCTCTATAATCTCGAGGTCAAGAACTTCCTCATCACCGAAGCGGTCAGGGGCGAGGGCGGAAGGCTGATCAATCCGCGCACCAAGAAGCGCTTCATGGAATTCTACGACCCCGAACGGATGGAACTGGCCCCGCGCGACGTGGTGGCGAGAGCGATCGATGCCGAGATCAAGCGCTTCGGGCTCGACTATGTTCATCTCGACATCAGCCATATGCCGCCCGAATTCGTGCGCGAACATTTCCCCACCATCGACGAGAAGCTGTCCGGCCTCGGCATCGACATGACCATGCAGCCGATCCCGGTCGTGCCGGCACAGCATTACACCTGCGGCGGCGTGGTCGTGGATCTGGACGCGCGCACCGACCTGCCGGGCCTGTGGGCGGCGGGGGAATGCACTGAGAGCGGCTTGCACGGCGCGAACCGGCTGGCTTCGAACTCCCTGCTCGAATGCTTCGTCTTCGGCGAGGCGGCGGCGCGCGACATCCTCGAAAGGTGGGACACGCTCGAAGAACCGCCCGCGATCCGCGAATGGGACGATACGCAGGTCGCCGATTCGGACGAAGAGGTCGTCATCAAGCAGAACTGGACCGAAATCCGCCGCTTCATGTGGAATTATGTCGGCATCGTGCGCACCACGAAACGCCTCGAACGCGCGCAGAACCGCATCGCCATGCTGAAGCAGGAAGTCGAGGATTATTACGGCGCCTTCCGCGTGACGACCGATCTCATCGAACTGCGCAATCTGTTGCAGGCATCGGAACTGATCGTGAAGAGCGCGCTGAAACGCCACGAAAGCCGGGGCCTGCATTTCACGTTGGATTACCCCGAGACCGATCCGGTGGCGAAGGATACGGTGCTGGTGCCGTAA
- a CDS encoding ABC transporter ATP-binding protein: MDIQPDTQPAIRIDNLLKRYGAKDGDGGGKLALKGVSFDVPQGGIFGLLGPNGAGKSTLINILAGLVDKTDGSAEIWGFDIDRNRRNAKRSIGIVPQEIVFDPFFTPFEVLENQAGFYGIPKAERRSEELLEAVRLSDKRDAYARTLSGGMKRRLLIAKAMVHSPPILVLDEPTAGVDVELRRQLWELVTELNEQGVTIVLTTHYLEEAEELCERIAIINHGELIANKPTRELIGMAREKIVSVSVDKDLAGPIMEEAFVKSEVVDPRRLDVTYDRDATTAGQVLSLIQQHGYAIEDVTTREADLEDVFVQLTAAV, translated from the coding sequence ATGGACATCCAACCGGACACCCAACCCGCAATCCGCATCGACAACCTCCTCAAGCGTTACGGCGCCAAGGACGGAGACGGCGGCGGGAAGCTGGCCCTGAAGGGCGTCAGCTTCGACGTGCCCCAGGGCGGGATCTTCGGCCTGCTCGGCCCCAACGGGGCGGGCAAGTCGACGCTGATCAACATTCTCGCCGGGCTGGTCGACAAGACCGATGGCAGCGCCGAGATCTGGGGCTTCGATATCGACCGCAATCGCCGCAACGCGAAACGCTCGATCGGGATCGTGCCGCAGGAAATCGTCTTCGATCCCTTCTTCACCCCCTTCGAGGTGCTGGAGAACCAGGCGGGCTTCTACGGCATCCCCAAGGCGGAGCGGCGCAGCGAGGAATTGCTGGAAGCGGTGCGCCTGTCGGACAAGCGCGATGCCTATGCCCGCACCCTGTCGGGGGGCATGAAGCGGCGGCTTCTGATCGCCAAGGCCATGGTGCATTCCCCCCCGATCCTGGTGCTGGACGAGCCGACTGCGGGGGTCGATGTCGAACTGCGCCGCCAATTGTGGGAACTGGTCACCGAACTCAACGAACAGGGCGTTACCATCGTCCTCACTACCCACTACCTCGAAGAAGCCGAGGAATTGTGCGAGCGGATCGCGATCATCAATCACGGCGAACTGATCGCCAACAAGCCCACGCGCGAATTGATCGGGATGGCGCGCGAGAAGATCGTGTCGGTTTCGGTCGACAAGGATCTCGCGGGGCCGATCATGGAGGAAGCCTTCGTCAAATCCGAGGTGGTCGATCCGCGCCGGCTCGACGTGACCTATGATCGCGACGCGACCACGGCGGGGCAGGTTCTCTCGCTGATCCAGCAGCATGGCTATGCCATCGAAGACGTGACCACGCGCGAGGCGGATCTCGAAGACGTATTCGTCCAGCTGACGGCAGCGGTCTGA
- a CDS encoding endonuclease III domain-containing protein yields the protein MLSDEAVERVYRILAREMPGRTPDAKGPKGQPDAFRSCVSCMLSAQSLDRNTAKASRALFALATTPEKMLELDDRAIAAAIKPCGLYNNKTRSIRKFCEALLAEHGGVVPDTREGLMSLPGIGRKCADIVMSFTFGKDVIAVDTHVHRVCNRIGLTDAKTADRTAQQLEERTPEWALRDGHFWLIQFGKRVCTARAPKCPTCPVNGCCEFYAATRSTS from the coding sequence ATGCTGAGCGATGAGGCGGTCGAGCGCGTCTACCGCATCCTTGCGCGTGAGATGCCGGGGCGCACGCCGGACGCGAAGGGGCCCAAGGGGCAGCCCGACGCGTTCCGGTCGTGCGTCTCGTGTATGCTTTCGGCCCAGTCGCTCGATCGCAACACCGCCAAGGCGAGCCGGGCGCTGTTCGCTCTGGCCACGACGCCGGAAAAGATGCTCGAGCTGGACGATCGCGCCATCGCCGCCGCGATCAAGCCGTGCGGGCTCTACAACAACAAGACCCGCTCGATCCGCAAATTCTGCGAGGCTCTACTGGCGGAGCATGGCGGCGTGGTGCCCGACACACGCGAAGGGTTGATGAGCCTGCCCGGCATCGGCCGCAAATGCGCCGATATCGTGATGAGCTTCACTTTCGGAAAGGACGTGATCGCGGTCGACACGCATGTGCACCGGGTCTGCAACCGGATCGGCCTGACCGATGCGAAGACGGCGGACCGGACCGCGCAGCAATTGGAGGAGCGGACGCCCGAATGGGCGCTGCGCGACGGGCATTTCTGGCTGATCCAGTTCGGGAAGCGCGTCTGCACCGCACGGGCGCCCAAGTGCCCGACCTGCCCGGTCAACGGGTGTTGCGAATTCTACGCGGCGACGCGCTCTACCAGCTGA
- a CDS encoding alpha/beta fold hydrolase — protein sequence MPQTTANGVTIHYEDHGNPSDPAMLLIMGFGAQLTLWPDELVEALVGHGFRVIRYDNRDVGLSQKFTGQKAPGPVKLTLLKKIGLTPKVPYTLADMAEDAVGLMDALEIERAHVVGASMGGMIAQHVAAKHADRCLSFTQVFSTTGNPKLPAARKEALQALVKRPDSTEEAALVAHGMYLARTIGSPAYPAEEERLRERVEASIRRSFYPEGGTRHLAAILADGDRREIVRGITVPTLVLHGEDDPLVPCEGGRDTAACIPGAMIRTLPGWGHDLPLELVDELADAIAGHAHEATGVPA from the coding sequence ATGCCCCAAACCACCGCCAACGGCGTCACGATCCATTACGAGGATCACGGCAATCCGAGCGATCCCGCCATGCTGCTCATCATGGGGTTCGGCGCGCAATTGACCCTTTGGCCGGACGAGCTGGTCGAGGCGCTGGTCGGGCATGGGTTCCGGGTGATCCGCTACGACAATCGCGATGTCGGTCTCAGCCAGAAATTCACCGGCCAGAAGGCGCCGGGTCCGGTCAAACTGACGCTGCTCAAGAAGATCGGGCTGACGCCCAAGGTCCCGTATACTCTCGCCGATATGGCCGAGGATGCGGTCGGGCTGATGGATGCGCTCGAGATCGAGCGGGCGCATGTCGTCGGGGCGAGCATGGGCGGGATGATCGCGCAGCATGTCGCGGCGAAACATGCGGATCGCTGCCTCAGCTTCACGCAGGTCTTCTCGACCACCGGCAATCCGAAACTCCCGGCCGCACGCAAGGAGGCGTTGCAGGCGCTGGTCAAGCGGCCCGACAGCACCGAAGAGGCCGCGCTCGTCGCCCACGGGATGTATCTGGCGCGCACGATCGGCAGCCCTGCCTACCCGGCAGAGGAAGAGCGCCTGCGCGAAAGGGTCGAGGCGAGCATCCGCCGCAGCTTCTACCCTGAAGGCGGCACCCGCCATCTCGCCGCGATTCTGGCGGACGGGGACCGGCGCGAGATCGTGCGCGGCATCACCGTGCCGACACTCGTCCTGCATGGCGAGGACGATCCGCTGGTGCCCTGCGAGGGCGGGCGCGACACCGCCGCCTGCATTCCCGGTGCCATGATTCGCACCCTGCCGGGGTGGGGCCACGACCTCCCGCTGGAACTGGTCGACGAGCTTGCCGATGCGATCGCCGGACACGCGCATGAGGCCACCGGAGTGCCCGCCTAG
- the tldD gene encoding metalloprotease TldD, translating into MTTTTDPHALLYRQIDPDAALRLTSDLLGACDDGELYLQFLASEAFAFDDGRLKTADYSRDSGFGLRGVSGETTGFAHANEISHKAIARAGETLQVLDPGRQTGIVPPERTNRHLYTDLCPLDLVPFAEKVALLEKIDAVARVKDPRVAQVSASLLASWSVVDILRPDGFTARDIRPLVRLNIGIVAEANGRRESGSFGMGGRYLYDRLFDEGQWMRGVDEAVRQALVNLESVAAPAGETTVLLGPGWPGVLLHEAVGHGLEGDFNRKGTSAFSGRIGERVAAPGVTVVDDGSIAERRGSLSIDDEGTPTRETVLIEDGILKGYMQDRLNARLMGVEPTGNGRRQSYEHAPMPRMTNTFMRSGEDDPAELLSRVKEGIYATSFGGGQVDIVSGKFVFACTEAYKVENGKVVAPIKGATLIGDGPSVLTRVSGIGNDMTLDEGVGICGKGGQSVPAGVGQPTLLIDRLTVGGTG; encoded by the coding sequence ATGACGACCACAACCGACCCGCACGCGCTTCTCTATCGCCAGATCGATCCCGACGCGGCGCTGCGCCTGACATCGGATCTGCTGGGCGCCTGCGACGATGGGGAGCTTTATCTCCAGTTCCTCGCTTCCGAAGCCTTTGCCTTCGATGACGGACGGTTGAAGACAGCCGATTACAGCCGCGATTCGGGTTTCGGCCTGCGCGGGGTTTCGGGGGAGACCACCGGCTTCGCCCATGCCAACGAGATCAGCCACAAAGCGATCGCGCGGGCGGGCGAGACGCTGCAAGTGCTCGATCCGGGCCGGCAGACGGGCATCGTCCCGCCCGAGCGCACCAATCGCCACCTCTACACCGATCTGTGCCCGCTCGACCTCGTGCCTTTTGCCGAAAAGGTCGCGCTCCTCGAAAAGATCGACGCGGTCGCCCGCGTGAAGGACCCGCGCGTCGCGCAGGTCAGCGCAAGCCTGCTGGCGAGCTGGAGCGTCGTGGACATCCTGCGCCCCGATGGCTTTACCGCGCGCGATATCCGCCCGCTGGTGCGGCTCAATATCGGGATCGTCGCCGAAGCCAACGGACGGCGCGAAAGCGGCAGTTTCGGAATGGGCGGACGCTATCTCTACGATCGCCTGTTCGATGAAGGACAGTGGATGCGCGGCGTGGACGAGGCGGTGCGCCAGGCGCTCGTCAATCTCGAAAGCGTGGCGGCGCCTGCGGGCGAGACCACGGTGCTGCTCGGCCCCGGCTGGCCGGGCGTGCTGCTACACGAGGCGGTCGGCCACGGCCTCGAAGGCGATTTCAACCGCAAGGGCACCAGCGCCTTTTCGGGCCGCATCGGCGAGCGGGTCGCCGCGCCCGGCGTCACCGTGGTGGACGATGGCAGCATCGCCGAGCGGCGCGGCTCGCTCTCGATCGACGACGAGGGCACGCCGACGCGCGAGACCGTGCTGATCGAGGACGGTATCCTGAAGGGCTATATGCAGGACCGGCTGAACGCCCGCCTGATGGGCGTGGAGCCGACCGGAAACGGCCGCCGCCAAAGCTATGAACACGCGCCCATGCCGCGCATGACCAACACCTTCATGCGCAGCGGCGAGGACGATCCCGCAGAGCTGCTCTCCCGCGTGAAGGAAGGCATCTACGCCACCAGCTTCGGCGGCGGGCAGGTCGATATCGTCAGCGGCAAATTCGTGTTCGCCTGCACCGAAGCCTACAAGGTCGAGAACGGCAAGGTGGTCGCCCCGATCAAGGGTGCGACGCTGATCGGCGACGGGCCGAGCGTCCTCACCCGCGTATCGGGCATCGGCAACGACATGACGCTGGACGAAGGCGTCGGCATATGCGGCAAAGGCGGGCAGAGCGTGCCTGCTGGCGTGGGCCAGCCGACACTGCTGATCGACCGCCTGACGGTGGGCGGAACGGGGTGA
- a CDS encoding zinc-finger domain-containing protein, with protein sequence MNTAPPEIVKVETKRVWCDGASDIRGGPNYRPAALGHPKVYLEIDEHGYVDCGYCDRRFVMIGGPADGVDPASLRDISEGADPGHR encoded by the coding sequence ATGAACACCGCGCCCCCCGAGATCGTGAAAGTCGAAACCAAGCGCGTCTGGTGCGACGGCGCCAGCGACATTCGCGGCGGCCCGAACTACCGCCCGGCGGCGCTCGGCCATCCCAAGGTCTATCTCGAGATCGACGAGCACGGCTATGTCGATTGCGGCTATTGCGACCGGCGCTTCGTCATGATCGGCGGCCCGGCGGACGGGGTCGATCCGGCGAGCCTCAGGGATATTTCCGAAGGCGCCGATCCGGGGCATCGCTGA